The genomic region AGCGCAGGGGAAAGGACACCCACACGGGCAGGAAGTCCGCGCCGTTGAACGAGCGGAGGCGGATCTCCCGCAGTATGAAGGAGGTCACCAAGGCATAGGGTATGGGGAGCTTGAGGATGCCCAGGGCCTCGCGGGCGCGCCCGCCCCTGGCCACGGCCAAAACCAGGTAGCCCAGGAACCAGACCAGCAGGTTGCTGAGCATCACCACCAGCGCCTGCACGTGCAGGCCCGCTTCCGCGTCCGGCTGGCCCTGGAAAAGCGTGCCGCCTTCGACGTAGAGCAGGTGGGCCACCGGGATGCCGAAGTTGCCGGCGTTGAACACGATGCTGCCGAGGATGACGGCGGCGACGGTCTTGTTGGGTGCGCCGATGGCGCGGCTGCTGGTGAACAGCAGCACCCCCAGGGCTCCCAGGACGATCAGGAATACCAGCGCGATGAGCCCGATCTCGCCCCAGGGGATGTCGCTGTCGTAGATCTTGATCAGCAGGAAAGACGGCACCAGCAGGTACATGCTGACACGCGCGAGGGTCTCCAGGCTCAGTGTCTGGTAGCGCTGGAGCAGCGTGCCGAAGCCCACCATGAGCAGCAGCGGCAGCAGGATGTTGTAGAGGATCTGGCCGGTGTGGTGCAGCATGGCGTGGGAAGGCGCTACCGGGACGTGCCCGGGCACG from Deltaproteobacteria bacterium harbors:
- a CDS encoding AEC family transporter; its protein translation is MPGHVPVAPSHAMLHHTGQILYNILLPLLLMVGFGTLLQRYQTLSLETLARVSMYLLVPSFLLIKIYDSDIPWGEIGLIALVFLIVLGALGVLLFTSSRAIGAPNKTVAAVILGSIVFNAGNFGIPVAHLLYVEGGTLFQGQPDAEAGLHVQALVVMLSNLLVWFLGYLVLAVARGGRAREALGILKLPIPYALVTSFILREIRLRSFNGADFLPVWVSFPLRSLSGALVPMMLVALGAQLAKGARWPRWRQVAPIAFVKLLALPALVGAAAYAFGLWPWPGAHLIIGAAAPTAVNTLILTIELDGDAELTGDVVFWTTIFSGVTVAGVIAVVTALGAA